The Zhihengliuella sp. ISTPL4 genomic interval ACGGACGTAGGCTCGTGACATGGCCACCACGATCACCATCACCGGCGCGGGCGGACAGATCGGCTACGCGCTCCTCTTCCGCATCGCCGCCGGCGACATGCTCGGTCCGGATGAGAAGGTACGGCTGCGGCTGCTGGAGATCCCGCAGGGGCTCGGCGCGGCAGAGGGTGCGGCGCTGGAGCTCCAGGACGGCGCTTTCGACCTGCTCGAGCACGTGGAGGTGACCGACGACGCCGCGGTCGGCTTCGACGGCTGCGACCTCGCCTTGCTCGTGGGCGCCCGCCCCCGCGGCCCCGGGATGGAGCGCGGCGACCTGCTGGCCGCGAACGGCGGCATCTTCGGGCCGCAGGGCGCCGCCATCGCCGCGAACGCCGACCCCGGCGTCCGCGTGACCGTGGTGGGCAACCCGGCCAACACGAACGCCCTGATCGCCTCGGCGGCGGCCGACGGCGTGCCCGCCGACCGCTTCACCGCCCTCACGCGGCTGGACGAGAACCGCGCACGGGCCCAGCTCGCGCAGACGCTCGGCGCCCCCGTGCACACGGTGCGGCGGGTGCCCATCTGGGGCAACCACTCGGCCACGCAGTTCCCCGACGTGTCGCACGCGACCGTCGGCGGGAAGCCCGTACAGGACGCCCTGGAACGGATCGTGGGCGACGTCCCGGCGTGGCTGGATCAGACGTTCATCCCCCGGGTCGCCAAGCGCGGCGCGGAGATCATCGAGGTCCGCGGGTCGTCCTCCGTCGCCTCCGCCGCGAGCGCGACGATCGACCATGTGCGCGACTGGGTCCGCGGGACCGAGGACTGGACCTCCGCCGCCGTCGTCTCGCGCGGAGAATACGCCGTTCCGGAGGGGCTCGTCTCCTCGTTCCCCGTGCAGTCCGTCGACGGCGAGTGGCGCATCGTGGAGGGCCTGGAGATCGACGACTGGGCCCGCGCGCGCATCGACGCCTCGGTCGCGGAGCTCGTGGAGGAGCGGGACGCGGTCCGTGCCCTCGGACTGCTCTGATCCGGTCGCCGCGGGACACCTCGGCAGGGCAGAATAGAGGGCGGAGGTGCGGGATGAGCGACACGATGGACCCGGCGGGCACGACACCGTCTCTCGACGATGCGCTGACGAGTCCGCTCCACCTCCCGCACGACGCAGCGAAGTGCCCGAAGTGCTTCACGGAGCTGCAGCAGAACCGCAACTTCTGGACCGCGCGTCCCGCGGGCTCTCGCCTGGTCGGCCTCGTCGTCGCCCGCGAGGGCATGCCGTCGGTCGTCGAGCAGCGCGCCGACCTCACCCGCTTCGGCGTGCCCATCGAGGGCTTCCGTCACCCGGCGCCGGACATCCTGGAGAGCTGGAACGACCGCCTCGCGCGGCTCATCTCGACGCTCCGGACCGGAGACGTGGTCGTCGTGGCGAACATCCGGGCCCTCGGGCTCGATGCCG includes:
- a CDS encoding malate dehydrogenase; protein product: MATTITITGAGGQIGYALLFRIAAGDMLGPDEKVRLRLLEIPQGLGAAEGAALELQDGAFDLLEHVEVTDDAAVGFDGCDLALLVGARPRGPGMERGDLLAANGGIFGPQGAAIAANADPGVRVTVVGNPANTNALIASAAADGVPADRFTALTRLDENRARAQLAQTLGAPVHTVRRVPIWGNHSATQFPDVSHATVGGKPVQDALERIVGDVPAWLDQTFIPRVAKRGAEIIEVRGSSSVASAASATIDHVRDWVRGTEDWTSAAVVSRGEYAVPEGLVSSFPVQSVDGEWRIVEGLEIDDWARARIDASVAELVEERDAVRALGLL
- a CDS encoding recombinase family protein, giving the protein MSDTMDPAGTTPSLDDALTSPLHLPHDAAKCPKCFTELQQNRNFWTARPAGSRLVGLVVAREGMPSVVEQRADLTRFGVPIEGFRHPAPDILESWNDRLARLISTLRTGDVVVVANIRALGLDAEEGARTVAELRRHGIIVKVLGHEARHLADAAGAR